Below is a genomic region from Bradyrhizobium manausense.
GGAATAGCGGGATGCTTATCGCTCGTCCGCAATCACCTTGCCGTCGTTCGGCAGCGCGCCCGGGCTGACCAGCTCGACCGCGCCGCCGAGTTTCGTCACGGCGCGCAGTGTGCTCGCGATCTCGTCACGCAGCGCATCGCTGGCGGCTGCTGCTTCCGCCTTCAGCGTCATCGCATCGGCCTCGCCCTGGCGGGTGACGACGAGCCGCAGTCGGCCGAGCGCGGGATGGCGCTTGCCGATCTCGGCGACCTGTTCGGGGCGGACGAACATGCCCTTGACCTTGGTGGTCTGGTCGGCACGGCCCATCCAGCCCTTGATGCGCATGTTGGTGCGGCCGCATTTGCTGGGGCCGGGCAGCGCTGCCGTGAGGTCGCCGAGCGCGAGCCGGATCCAGGGATGGTGCGGATCGAGCGAGGTCACCACGATCTCGCCGACGTCGCCCGGCACCACCGGGTCGCCGGTGCCAGGCTTGACGATCTCCATGATCAGATCCTCGGTCACGACCATGCCATCGCGCGCCTCGGTCTCGAACGCGATGAGGCCGAGATCGGCGGTGCCGAACGCCTGGTAGGCATCGATGCCGCGCGCCTTGATCTCGGCCTGGAGCGAGGGCGGGAACGCCGCGCCCGAAACCAGCGCGCGCTTGATCGAGGAGACGTCGCGGCCCGCTGTCGCGGCGGCATCGAGCAGGATCTTCAGGAAATCCGGTGTGCCGCTATAGCCGACCGGACGGTAGGCTTCGATCAGCTCGAACTGCTGTTCGGTATTGCCGGGGCCTGCCGGGATCACCGCGCAGCCCAGCGCGCGCGCCGAGGCATCGAAGATGAAGCCGCCGGGGGTGAGGTGGTAGCTGAAGGTATTGAGCACGATGTCGTCGGGACGGAACCCGGCCGCGAACAGGGCACGTGCGCCGCGCCAGGGATCGGCCTGGCGTCCCTCCGGCTCGAAGATCGGGCCCGGCGAGGTGAAGAGGCGAGCGAACGAACCGGGAGCAGCTGCCACGAAGCCGCCGAAGGGCGCCGAGGCTTTGTGCAGGGCCGGCAGTTCCGACTTGCGTAGCACCGGAAGGCCCGTCAGCGCCGTCCTGGACGTCATCGAGGCCGGATCGATCCCCTTCAGCCGCTCGGCATAGGCCGGCGCCCTCATCGCGCAGCGCAGCACGTCCGGCAGGCGGGCGAACAGGTCGGCCTCGCGCGCCGCTTGCTCGCGCGTCTCGAGGGCGTCGTAATGGGCGGTCATGGCAGTTCTTTCATGGCAGTTCTTTCATGACAGGTCTTTCCGGGTTGGCATCCGTTGCGCGCCGCCGCCTGCATGGGTATCAGACGGCCACTGGCGGACCGTGGAGAGGACGCAATGGCGGACGAGAACATCATTCAGGCGGACGAGACGACTGGCGTCGTCGCGCGCCTGAAGGCCCGCATGATCGAGGATGCGTTCCCGCTGTGGTCCAGCGTCGGCTGGGACAGCGCCTCGGGCGGCTTCATCGACCGGCTGCATCGTGACGGCACCGCCGATACGGCCGCGCCGCGGCGCGTGTTCGTGCAGGCGCGCCAGATCTGGTGCTACGCCAAGGCGGCGCAGATGGGCTGGTATCCGCAAGGGCGTGCCATCGCGTTGAAGGGGCTCGAGCATCTGCTCGCCAAAGCGAAGGCGCCCGACGGCAAGCCCGGCTATGTGCACCGGCTGACGCCTGACGGCGCCGCGCTGGATTCGCGGCGCGACGCCTACGACCACGCCTTCATCCTGTCCGCACTGGCGACGGTCTACGCGCTCGACCAGGACGCGCAGATCCGCGGCGAGATCGATGCGCTGCTCGCCTTCCTCGACGGTCATCTGCGTTCGCCGCACGGCGGCGTGCATGAAAGCCTGCCGGTGTCGCTGCCGCGCCGGCAGAATCCGCACATGCATCTGTTCGAGGCGATGATCGCCTGTTTCGACGCGACCCACGATTTGTCGTTCCAGAACCGCGCCGGGGAATTCTTTGCGCTGTTCCTCGCCAATCTCTACGACAAGCGGAAATGTGCCCTCGGCGAATATTTCGAGGAGGACTGGTCGAAGATCGAGCCGGTCAGCGTCGAGGCCGGTCACCAGGCGGAATGGGTCTGGCTGCTGAAAGGGTTCGAACGCATCACGGGCTGCCCGACCGGGACTCGGCGTGCCGAGCTGCTTGCGACCGCGCTGCGCCATCGCGACGCGGCCACCGGCTGTCTCGTCGACGAGGGCGACGATGCCGGCAACATCCGCCGCGCGACGCGCCGGCTGTGGCCGCAGACCGAGATCGCAAAAGCGTGGATTGCGCAGGCCGAATCCGGTGAGGCGGGCGCGGCGGAGGAGGCGCGGGCGGCGCTGGTGCGGCTCGAACGGCATTACCTCAGCCATCCCGTGCGGGGCGGCTGGTACGACCAGTTCGACAGCGACGGCAAATCGCTGATCGACACCATTCCTGCGTCGTCGTTCTATCATGTTCTCTGTGCGGTCACGGAAGCGGAGCAGGTTCTTGAAAATTAAAGCCACCGCTTGCGCCGCTTGAAGCTCTTGAGATTCTTGAAGCTCTTGCGCTGGTCGCCGGCGCCGCCGAGGTAGAATTCCTTGACGTCCTCGTTGTCGCGCAGTTCGTCCGCGGTGCCGTCGAGCACGACCTTGCCCTGCTCCATGATGTAGCCGTGGCTTGCCACCGACAGTGCGGCGCGCGCGTTCTGCTCGACCAGCAGGATGGTGACGCCGAGGTCTCGGTTGATCTTCTGGATGATCGAGAACACCTCCTTCACCAGCAGCGGCGACAGGCCCATCGACGGCTCGTCCATCAAGATCATCTTCGGACGCGCCATCAGCGCGCGGCCGATCGCGAGCATCTGCTGCTCGCCGCCGGAGAGATAGCCGGCGAGGCCCGTGCGCTCCTTCAGGCGCGGGAAATAGTTGAAGACCATGTCGAGATCGGCGTCGACCTCGCGGTCTTTGCGGGTGAAAGCACCGAGCCTGAGGTTTTCCAGCGACGTCATGTCGGCGACGATGCGGCGACCCTCCATTACCTGGAAGATGCCGCGGCGGACGATCTTGTCAGGATCGATACCGGCGATCGGCTCGCCCTCGAACAGGATCTCGCCACGCGTGACCTCGCCGTCCTCGGTCTTGAGCAGCCCCGAGATCGCCTTCAGCGTGGTCGACTTGCCGGCGCCGTTGGCCCCGAGCAGCGCCACGATCGCGCCCTTGGGCACGTCAAGGCTGAGGCCGCGCAGCACCAGGATGACGTCGTCATAGACGACCTCGATGTTGCGCACGGCGAGGAGGGGGGCGGGGGCCACGGCAGTGGGCTTGGCGCGGGATGCTTCGAGGGTGTCGGTCATGCTTGATCAATCTCCGCCGTCGTCGCCCGGCTCGACCGGGCGATCCAGTATTCCAGAGACGCCTGAGATTTACTGAGAAGCCGTGGCGTACTGGATCCCCCGCTCCAGTGCGCGCTGGGCACAAGGCGGGGGATGACAGTTGTGTGTGAGGAAACAATTAGGCTCACCAGCCCAGCAGTTCCGGCTTGCGCGGCAGCTCGACGGTCTTGACCTTCTCGAGCTTGATCGTGCCCTTGGCCATGAGATCGTTGAGATCGCCGTCGGTCGCGCCTGTGATCTTGGTACGATAGAGGTCGACCTTCAGCGTGCCGCGATGGTCCTTGTCGGTCCAGGTCGAGGGATTGCAGACGCCCTCCATGCCAGCCGGCACCCAGTCCTTCTTCTGGTAGAAGCCCTTCGCGACGTTGTCGCCGGTGGCGCCGCCGTTCTTGACGGCCCAGTCGAGCGCCTCCTTCATGTACAGTGCCGAGCAAACGGCGGCGATGTAGTGCACGGGGCGATAGACCTTGCCGGTGGGGTCGGACATCTTGGATATCTCCATCACCGTCTTCATGCCGGGTGCATCGCCGCCCCAGCTCACTGCGGTGCGCAGCGGGAAGATCACGCCGTTGGCGGCATCGCCGGCCGTCTTGGCGGCGTTCTCATCCATGCCCCAGACGTTGCCCATGAACTGGATCTCGACGCCTGCGGTCTTGCAGGCCTTCATCACCGAGATGTTGGAAGCCGCGGTGTTGCCGAGATAGGCGTAGTTGGCGCCCGACGATTTCAGGCTCAGGCACTGTGCGCTGTAGTCACCCGGTGCGAGCGCGAACACCAGCGGCGGCAGCACCTCGAAGCCGAGTTCCTGCGCCATGGCTTCGCCGGCGGCCTTCGGCGCGTTCGGATAGGGATGGTTGGCGCCCATGTGCACGAATTTCGGCTTGCCGGGCTTGCCCTTGGCCTTCCAGTCCTCGGCCGCCCAGATCAGCATCGCGCGCAGCGAGTCCGAATAGCTCGGACCGTAGAAGAAATTGTAGGGAGCGGGCTTCGCCTTTCCGCTGACGCCTTCGGGATCGGTGAGTGCGGCCGCGTAGGAGCCGGAGAGATCAGGGATCTTGTCCTGGGCGAGGAAGCCGGTCAGCGCCTCGGTATCCGCGGTGCCCCAGCCCATGATGGCCGCGACTTTGCTGTCGGGAGCGGACCACTTCTTGTAAAGCGCGATCGCCTTCGGCACCTGATAGCCGTAATCGTTGGTGTCGACGTTGAGCTGCTTGCCGCCGACGCCGCCGTTCTTGTTGACCCAGGCAAACGTGTCGGCGACCGCCTGGCCGTAGGGCGTGCCGACGTCGGAGGTGCCGCCGGAATAATCGGCGAGATGGCCGATCGCGATCTGCGCCTGCGCGCTGGCCGAGAATGTGGCGATCGCAATCGCGAGCGATGCGGTGCTCAAAAGGGCCTTCATCTTCATGGGTCGGTTCCTCCGGTTTATTGTTTAAGTGCAGTTGCCGCGCTCAGTGCGAGAACGGGTAGAGCTTCCAGTATGCCTTGATCTGTCGCCAGCGATGCGCAAGGCCATCAGGCTCGAACATCAGGAATGCGATGATGATCAGTCCGATGGTGATCTCTCGCAGGAAGGTGATGTTGTTGTTGAGTGCCAGCGCCTTGTCGATCGCGCCGCCCTTCAGGTACAGGCTGAGCAATTCGATCGATTCCGGCAGCAACACCACGAAGGCCGTGCCCATCAGCGTGCCCATGATCGAGCCGGTGCCGCCGATGATGATCATGGCGAGGAACAGGATCGAGCGCTCGATGCCGAAACCCTCCTGCGAGACCACGAGCTGGTAGTGCGCATAAAGCGCGCCGGCGATGCCGGCGAAGAAGGCGGCGAGCCCGAACGACAGCGTGCGGTATTTGGTCAGATTGATGCCCATGATCTCGGCGGAGAGATAATGGTCGCGGATCGCCACCAGCGCACGACCGTCGCGCGTGCGCATCAGATTGGTGACGAGGATGTAGCTCGCCAGCACATAGGCCAGCACGACATAGAAATACTGCCGGTCGCCGCGCAGCGTGTAGCCGAAGATCGAGAACGGATTTGCGCTGGCGGGCACCGATCCGCCGGAAAACCATTCGGCGCGCGAGAAGAAGTCGAGCAGGATATATTGCGCGGCGAGCGTGGCGATGACGAGGTAGAGACCCTTGAGCCGCGCCGCCGGGATGCCGAAGATCAACCCGACCAGCGCGGTGACGACACCCGCGAGCGGGATCGCGAAGAACACCGGGATCGGTGCGTTGTTGGAGATGTAGGCGGAGGAGAAGGCGCCGAGCAGGAAGAAGGCAGCGTGGCCGATCGAGATCTGGCCGGTGAAACCGACCAGGATGTTCAGCCCCAGCGCCGCGATCGAGAAAATGCCGATCTGGATCAAAATGCTGAGCCAGTATCCTCCGAGGACTTGCGGCACAAGGCAGAGCAGCAGCACGCCGGCAATTGCGAAGTTGCGGCTGGTCGTGGTCGGGAAGATCGTGGTGTCGGCCGCATAGGAGGTGCGGAAATCACCAGCAGGGATGAGGGCAGGGCCGGCCATGGGTCAGATCCGCTCGATGTCGTGGGTGCCGAACAGGCCGTAGGGCTTGATCATCAGCACGATGATGAGGACGTAGAACGGCGCGATCTCGTAGAGATTGCCCCAGTGCAGATACTCGCTGTCGACATATTGCGCGACGTTCTCGAGCAGGCCGATGATGATGCCGCCGAGCACGGCGCCGCCGACGGAATCGAGCCCGCCGAGGATCGCCGCCGGAAACACCTTGATGCCGTAGGCGGCGAGGCCCGAGGACACGCCGTTGACCACGGCGACCACCACGCCCGCGACTGCCGAGACAGTCGCCGAGATCGCCCACGCCATCGCAAAAACACTCTTCACGGAAATGCCGAGCGACTGCGCCACCTGCTGGTTGAATGCGGTGGCACGCATCGCGAGGCCGTATTTCGAGGCGCGAAAGAACCAGGCCATGCCGATCATCATCGCGACCGAAACCACGAGGCTCATGACATAGACGGTCTGGATCTGGAGCCCGAACAGTCCGACGGACTGGCTCTCGAACACGCGCGGGAACGGCTGCGGATTGACGCCGAACATCCATTTCAGCGTCGCCTGGAGCACGGTGGAGAGGCCGATCGTCACCATGATCACGGAAATGATGGGCTCACCGATCATCGGCCTGAGGATCAGGACCTGGATCGCGATGCCGAACACGAACATGAACACCAGCGTCATCGGCATGCCGATCCAGAACGGCACCTGGTACTTTGCGAGCAGCGCCCAGCACACCCAGGCGCCGACCAGCAGTAACTCGCCTTGCGCGAAATTGACGACCTGCGTCGCCTTGTAGATCAGCACAAACGACATCGCGACCACGCCGTAGAGCGTGCCGACCACGAGGCCGTTGACCAGAAGCTGGATGAGGAAAGCGGTGTTCATGCTGGTTCCGTGTTATCTTCGCCTCTCCCCGCTTGCGGGGAGAGGCCGACGCGCGGAACGCGCGGCGGGTGAGGGGGAGTCTCCGCATGCGAGGTGCTGATGAATCCAAGACCGAGCGCGCCAGACACTTGCGAACGGCGTTGACGGATGCGGAAGGAAAACTCTGGTATCGCTTGCGCGCCCGCAGGCTGGGCGGATACAAATTCGTTCGGCAGGAGCCGATCGGCCCATACACGGTCGACTTTATTTGCCGCGAGGCGCGGTTGATCGTCGAGGTCGATGGTGGCCAGCACGCCGACAGCCGGCGCGACGCCGTGCGCGACAAATGGCTGGCCGATCGAAACTATCGGATACTGCGGTTCTGGAACAACGATGTGTTGAGCAATCCGGTCGGCGTTCTCGAAATGATTGTCACCTCCCTTGCGGAGGCTCCCCCTCACCCGGATCGCTGACGCGCTCCGGCCTCTCCCCGCAAGCGGGGAGAGGCGAAGGGCAGCATCGTCCGCGACGAACACCTGTTTCACTCCGCAGCCTCCGCCATGGGGCCTTGTCCGCCGAGGTCCACCACGCGCAGCGTCGTGCGCACGCGCTGTGTGGTGCCGTCCTGGAAGCGGATCACGGTGTCGACGGGGATGTCGGCATCGCCGCGGTAGATGGCGTCGATGATTCCGGCGTATTTCTCGTTGATGACGCCGCGGCGCACCTTTCTCGTGCGGGTGAGCTCGCCGTCGTCGGCGTCGAGCTCCTTGTAGAGCAGCAGGAAGCGCGAGATGCGCTGTGCCGGCGGCAGCGTGGCGTTGACGGTCTCGACCTCCTTCTGCAGCAGCCTGTAGACCTCGGGCCGGGAGGCAAGGTCGCTGTAGGTCGTGAACGAGAGCCGGTTCTTCTCCGCCCATTTCGAGATGATGGAATAGCGGATGCAGATCATCGCCGCGAGCGCATCGCGGCCGGCGCCGAGCACCACGGCCTCCGCGATATAGGGCGAGAATTTCAGCTTGTTCTCGATGAATTGCGGCGAGAAGCGCTCGCCGCGCGAGGTCTCGGCGAGATCCTTGATCCGGTCGATGACGACGAGTTGCTTGTTGTCGTTGAAATAGCCGGCATCGCCCGACAGCATCCAGCCGTCCCTGATGTCGGCGATGCTTGCTTCCGGGTTCTTGTAATAGCCGAGGAACATGTTGGGATGCCGCACCACGATCTCGCCGACGCCGTGGACGTCGGCATTGTCGATGCGGATCTCGACGCTGTCGGCCATCGGCACGCCTGTCGTGTCAGGATCGACCTTCCCCTCGGGATGCAGCGTGTAGGCGCCAAGCAGTTCAGTCTGGCCGTAGAGCGTGCGCAGCGGCACGCCCATGGCCTGGAAGAACTTGAAGGTCTCGGGACCCAACGCCGCGCCACCGGTGGCGGCCGAGCGCAGGCGGGTGAAGCCGAGGCGGTCGCGCAGCGCGCGGAACAGGACCGCATCGGCAAAGCCGGAGCGCTTGCCTTCGGCGAGCGCGGCGAGGCCCGACTTCATCCCGATGTCGAAGAGGCGCTGCTTGAAGGGCGTCGCATCCATCACCTTGGCGCGGACGTCGGCGGCGATGGATTCCCAGACGCGCGGGGCGAAGAGCACGAAGGTCGGCGCGATTTCGCGCAGATCGTTCATCATCGTATCGGGCTCTTCGACGAAGTTGATCTTCATCCGGCACAGCAGGCCTTTGCCGAGCACGTAGACCTGCTCCATGATCCAGGGCAGCGGCAGCACTGAAACGTATTCGTCGTCCGGGCCTTTCGGATCGAAGGCGAGATAAGTGGCGCAATGGCCGAGCACGCGGCCGGCAGCGAGCATCGCGAGCTTCGGGTGCGAGGTGGTGCCCGACGTCGTGCAGAGGATAGCAACGTCCTCGCCCTTGGTGGCATCGACGAGCCGATCGTAGAGCTCTGGCTCGCGCGCTGCCCGGGCACGGCCGAGCTCGGCAAATTTTTCCGCCGACATCAGGCGCGGATCGTCATATTTCCGCATGCCGCGCGGATCGGAATAGATGATGTGCCTGAGATCAGGCACGCGCTCGGCCAGCGCCAGCAGCTTGTCGACCTGCTCCTCGTCCTCGGCGAACACGAGCTGCGCTTCGCCGTAATTGAGGAGATAGGAGGCCTCTTCATCCAGCACGTCGCGATAGAGCCCGAGGCTCATTCCGCCGATCGCGTGGGCGGCCACTTCCGCCGCAACCCAATCCGGCCGGTTATCGCCGATGATGCCGATGACGTCGCCGCGGCCGAGCCCGAGCTCGATCAGGCCGAGCGCGAAGTCGCGCACGCGGGTCTGGTAGTCGTTCCAGGTGAACGGACGCCAGAGGCCGAGATCCTTTTCGCGCAGCGCGATCTCGTTGCCATGCTCCTTCGCATTGAGCCGGAGCATCTTCGGATAGGTGTCGGCCTGGGCGACGCGCCCTGCGTAATCCATCATGCCGCGCTCTCCTGCGCCGGCGGAGCATCGTCAGGATCGACCAGCGCTTCGTCTTCTTCACCGAGATAGGCGCGCCGGACGTGGGGATCCGCGAGCACGGCGGCGGGGTCGCCCTCGGCGATCTTGCGGCCGAAATCCAGCACCATGACGCGGTGGGAAATGTCCATCACCACGCCCATGTCGTGCTCGATCATGACCACCGTCATGCCGAACTCCTCGTTGAGGTCGACGATGTAGCGGGCCATGTCTTCCTTCTCTTCGAAGTTCATGCCGGCCATCGGCTCGTCGAGGAGGATGAGGCGCGGCTCCAGCGCCATGGCGCGGGCGAGCTCGACGCGCTTGCGCAGGCCATAGGGGAGGGTGCCGGCGGTCGCCTTGCGCACCGATTGGAGATCGAGGAAGTCGATGATCTCTTCGACCTTGCGGCGGTGTTCGAGCTCTTCCTTGCGCGCGCCGGTGAGCCAGTACAGCGATCCCGTGAGGAAGTTGTTCGTCAGCAGGTGATGGCGCCCGACCATGATGTTGTCGAGCACGCTCATATGGTGGAACAGCGCGAGATTCTGGAAGGTACGGCCGATGCCGAGCTTGGGACGCGCATTCGGCGTCAGGCCGGTGATGTCGCGGCCCTGGTAGAACAGCTGGCCTTCGGTCGGCTTATAGCGGCCGGAAATGCAGTTCACGATCGAGGTCTTGCCGGCTCCGTTGGGACCGATGATCGAGAACAGCTCGCCCTCGTTGATGGCGAAGCTGACGTCCGTCAGCGCGCGAACGCCGCCGAATCGCAAGGACACGCCGCGCACTTCGAGACTGGTAGCCACCAAACAAATCCCTCCCGGTGATGGCGCGTTCAGCGGCGCTCTTCGTCGGTTCCTCCCGGGCGATCCTAGTACGGTCGTCCCGGTCAGGCCATGCAGCACATGGTCCCGGCGGGAGCCGCGCCGCTTTCCCTCCCGTTTGGGATCAAAAGCCGCATCGCCCGAGGTGGTCCTCAATAGGGGAAAGCGCTATTTTGAAATGTCTCCGGCCTGACAATTCTGCGACAAAGTTTTTGGGGCGGCTGCGGCCTCCATCTTTCGTCGGATGGTGGGCGGGAATGATTGTGTTGCGGTGCAACAGAAGGATGGAGTGACGAAACGGTGCGGCTGGCCTCTCGATCATGATTTCAGAGGATCAACTCAAGCGAGTCGCCGCCTGGTCGCGCGAGCTCACGCCAGCGGAGATCGAGGTCGCCCGCGCCGGGATCACGGAGCGGGCCTACGGCACCGGCGAGACCGTGTTCATGCGCGGTGA
It encodes:
- a CDS encoding phenylacetate--CoA ligase family protein yields the protein MTAHYDALETREQAAREADLFARLPDVLRCAMRAPAYAERLKGIDPASMTSRTALTGLPVLRKSELPALHKASAPFGGFVAAAPGSFARLFTSPGPIFEPEGRQADPWRGARALFAAGFRPDDIVLNTFSYHLTPGGFIFDASARALGCAVIPAGPGNTEQQFELIEAYRPVGYSGTPDFLKILLDAAATAGRDVSSIKRALVSGAAFPPSLQAEIKARGIDAYQAFGTADLGLIAFETEARDGMVVTEDLIMEIVKPGTGDPVVPGDVGEIVVTSLDPHHPWIRLALGDLTAALPGPSKCGRTNMRIKGWMGRADQTTKVKGMFVRPEQVAEIGKRHPALGRLRLVVTRQGEADAMTLKAEAAAASDALRDEIASTLRAVTKLGGAVELVSPGALPNDGKVIADER
- a CDS encoding AGE family epimerase/isomerase — encoded protein: MADENIIQADETTGVVARLKARMIEDAFPLWSSVGWDSASGGFIDRLHRDGTADTAAPRRVFVQARQIWCYAKAAQMGWYPQGRAIALKGLEHLLAKAKAPDGKPGYVHRLTPDGAALDSRRDAYDHAFILSALATVYALDQDAQIRGEIDALLAFLDGHLRSPHGGVHESLPVSLPRRQNPHMHLFEAMIACFDATHDLSFQNRAGEFFALFLANLYDKRKCALGEYFEEDWSKIEPVSVEAGHQAEWVWLLKGFERITGCPTGTRRAELLATALRHRDAATGCLVDEGDDAGNIRRATRRLWPQTEIAKAWIAQAESGEAGAAEEARAALVRLERHYLSHPVRGGWYDQFDSDGKSLIDTIPASSFYHVLCAVTEAEQVLEN
- a CDS encoding ABC transporter ATP-binding protein gives rise to the protein MTDTLEASRAKPTAVAPAPLLAVRNIEVVYDDVILVLRGLSLDVPKGAIVALLGANGAGKSTTLKAISGLLKTEDGEVTRGEILFEGEPIAGIDPDKIVRRGIFQVMEGRRIVADMTSLENLRLGAFTRKDREVDADLDMVFNYFPRLKERTGLAGYLSGGEQQMLAIGRALMARPKMILMDEPSMGLSPLLVKEVFSIIQKINRDLGVTILLVEQNARAALSVASHGYIMEQGKVVLDGTADELRDNEDVKEFYLGGAGDQRKSFKNLKSFKRRKRWL
- a CDS encoding ABC transporter substrate-binding protein, which codes for MKMKALLSTASLAIAIATFSASAQAQIAIGHLADYSGGTSDVGTPYGQAVADTFAWVNKNGGVGGKQLNVDTNDYGYQVPKAIALYKKWSAPDSKVAAIMGWGTADTEALTGFLAQDKIPDLSGSYAAALTDPEGVSGKAKPAPYNFFYGPSYSDSLRAMLIWAAEDWKAKGKPGKPKFVHMGANHPYPNAPKAAGEAMAQELGFEVLPPLVFALAPGDYSAQCLSLKSSGANYAYLGNTAASNISVMKACKTAGVEIQFMGNVWGMDENAAKTAGDAANGVIFPLRTAVSWGGDAPGMKTVMEISKMSDPTGKVYRPVHYIAAVCSALYMKEALDWAVKNGGATGDNVAKGFYQKKDWVPAGMEGVCNPSTWTDKDHRGTLKVDLYRTKITGATDGDLNDLMAKGTIKLEKVKTVELPRKPELLGW
- a CDS encoding branched-chain amino acid ABC transporter permease; the protein is MAGPALIPAGDFRTSYAADTTIFPTTTSRNFAIAGVLLLCLVPQVLGGYWLSILIQIGIFSIAALGLNILVGFTGQISIGHAAFFLLGAFSSAYISNNAPIPVFFAIPLAGVVTALVGLIFGIPAARLKGLYLVIATLAAQYILLDFFSRAEWFSGGSVPASANPFSIFGYTLRGDRQYFYVVLAYVLASYILVTNLMRTRDGRALVAIRDHYLSAEIMGINLTKYRTLSFGLAAFFAGIAGALYAHYQLVVSQEGFGIERSILFLAMIIIGGTGSIMGTLMGTAFVVLLPESIELLSLYLKGGAIDKALALNNNITFLREITIGLIIIAFLMFEPDGLAHRWRQIKAYWKLYPFSH
- a CDS encoding branched-chain amino acid ABC transporter permease, with the protein product MNTAFLIQLLVNGLVVGTLYGVVAMSFVLIYKATQVVNFAQGELLLVGAWVCWALLAKYQVPFWIGMPMTLVFMFVFGIAIQVLILRPMIGEPIISVIMVTIGLSTVLQATLKWMFGVNPQPFPRVFESQSVGLFGLQIQTVYVMSLVVSVAMMIGMAWFFRASKYGLAMRATAFNQQVAQSLGISVKSVFAMAWAISATVSAVAGVVVAVVNGVSSGLAAYGIKVFPAAILGGLDSVGGAVLGGIIIGLLENVAQYVDSEYLHWGNLYEIAPFYVLIIVLMIKPYGLFGTHDIERI
- a CDS encoding endonuclease domain-containing protein — translated: MRGADESKTERARHLRTALTDAEGKLWYRLRARRLGGYKFVRQEPIGPYTVDFICREARLIVEVDGGQHADSRRDAVRDKWLADRNYRILRFWNNDVLSNPVGVLEMIVTSLAEAPPHPDR
- a CDS encoding long-chain fatty acid--CoA ligase, giving the protein MMDYAGRVAQADTYPKMLRLNAKEHGNEIALREKDLGLWRPFTWNDYQTRVRDFALGLIELGLGRGDVIGIIGDNRPDWVAAEVAAHAIGGMSLGLYRDVLDEEASYLLNYGEAQLVFAEDEEQVDKLLALAERVPDLRHIIYSDPRGMRKYDDPRLMSAEKFAELGRARAAREPELYDRLVDATKGEDVAILCTTSGTTSHPKLAMLAAGRVLGHCATYLAFDPKGPDDEYVSVLPLPWIMEQVYVLGKGLLCRMKINFVEEPDTMMNDLREIAPTFVLFAPRVWESIAADVRAKVMDATPFKQRLFDIGMKSGLAALAEGKRSGFADAVLFRALRDRLGFTRLRSAATGGAALGPETFKFFQAMGVPLRTLYGQTELLGAYTLHPEGKVDPDTTGVPMADSVEIRIDNADVHGVGEIVVRHPNMFLGYYKNPEASIADIRDGWMLSGDAGYFNDNKQLVVIDRIKDLAETSRGERFSPQFIENKLKFSPYIAEAVVLGAGRDALAAMICIRYSIISKWAEKNRLSFTTYSDLASRPEVYRLLQKEVETVNATLPPAQRISRFLLLYKELDADDGELTRTRKVRRGVINEKYAGIIDAIYRGDADIPVDTVIRFQDGTTQRVRTTLRVVDLGGQGPMAEAAE
- a CDS encoding ABC transporter ATP-binding protein, with product MATSLEVRGVSLRFGGVRALTDVSFAINEGELFSIIGPNGAGKTSIVNCISGRYKPTEGQLFYQGRDITGLTPNARPKLGIGRTFQNLALFHHMSVLDNIMVGRHHLLTNNFLTGSLYWLTGARKEELEHRRKVEEIIDFLDLQSVRKATAGTLPYGLRKRVELARAMALEPRLILLDEPMAGMNFEEKEDMARYIVDLNEEFGMTVVMIEHDMGVVMDISHRVMVLDFGRKIAEGDPAAVLADPHVRRAYLGEEDEALVDPDDAPPAQESAA